Proteins co-encoded in one Sulfurospirillum arsenophilum NBRC 109478 genomic window:
- the cysS gene encoding cysteine--tRNA ligase: MFIYDSVQKKKVPFIPIKENEVKIYVCGPTVYDDAHLGHARSAIAFDLLRRVFITLGYTVTFVKNFTDIDDKIINKMKESGKSLEAITSFYIERYKNEMHALHVNDADIEPKATETVSEIITFIDAMLNKKVAYATSDGIYFDTSKDDKYFCLSHRVIEEDSSQSRVEQKEEKKDQRDFALWKFSKANEPSYPAPFGVGRPGWHIECSAMIEKHLASSGDFQIDIHAGGADLLFPHHENEAAQTRCKSDQELAKYWMHNGFVTISGEKMSKSLGNSFFLKDALAIYSGEVLRFYLLATHYRANFNFAEDDLLNTKKRLDKLYRLKKRVFETTPSEVSVSFKEAMLEALSDDLNISKALASLDEMISYANEMLDSNSKDKAFKAVTHANLIWVESLLGIGLYNPYMYFQMGVSEAEKTEIESLIEERSEAKKAKDFAKADEIRTLLESKNIQLMDTAAGTQWEKVN, translated from the coding sequence ATGTTTATTTATGATTCGGTCCAAAAGAAGAAGGTACCGTTTATTCCCATCAAAGAAAACGAAGTTAAAATTTATGTCTGTGGACCAACGGTTTATGATGATGCGCATTTAGGTCATGCTAGAAGTGCTATTGCATTTGATCTTTTACGTCGTGTTTTTATAACGCTAGGCTATACGGTAACTTTTGTGAAAAACTTCACAGACATTGACGATAAAATCATTAACAAAATGAAAGAGAGTGGGAAGTCTCTTGAAGCGATTACTTCCTTTTACATTGAACGTTATAAAAACGAAATGCATGCTTTACATGTAAACGATGCAGACATCGAACCAAAGGCTACGGAGACTGTTTCAGAGATCATCACGTTTATTGATGCAATGCTAAACAAAAAGGTTGCATATGCTACCAGCGATGGTATCTATTTTGATACATCAAAAGACGATAAATACTTCTGTTTAAGTCACCGAGTCATTGAAGAAGATTCTAGTCAGTCACGCGTTGAGCAAAAAGAAGAGAAAAAAGATCAAAGAGATTTTGCACTTTGGAAATTTTCTAAAGCCAATGAGCCAAGTTACCCTGCCCCTTTTGGTGTAGGACGCCCAGGATGGCACATTGAGTGTTCTGCGATGATTGAAAAGCATCTTGCAAGCAGTGGCGATTTTCAGATTGATATTCACGCAGGTGGAGCAGATCTTCTCTTTCCTCACCATGAAAATGAAGCAGCACAAACCAGATGCAAGAGCGATCAAGAGCTTGCCAAATACTGGATGCACAATGGTTTTGTCACCATTAGCGGAGAGAAAATGAGTAAATCCTTAGGCAATAGCTTCTTCTTAAAAGACGCGCTTGCAATTTACAGTGGCGAAGTGCTTCGTTTTTATTTGCTTGCTACACATTATCGTGCCAATTTCAACTTTGCCGAAGACGATTTGTTAAACACCAAAAAACGTCTTGATAAACTGTACCGTCTGAAAAAAAGAGTCTTTGAAACAACACCAAGCGAAGTTTCTGTCAGCTTTAAAGAGGCAATGTTAGAAGCTTTAAGTGATGATCTTAATATTTCAAAAGCACTTGCCAGTCTTGATGAAATGATCTCGTATGCCAATGAGATGCTCGATTCTAACTCAAAAGACAAAGCCTTTAAAGCAGTTACCCATGCAAATCTTATCTGGGTAGAATCACTGCTTGGCATAGGACTCTACAATCCTTACATGTACTTTCAAATGGGTGTCAGTGAGGCTGAGAAAACAGAGATTGAATCACTTATAGAAGAACGCAGCGAAGCAAAAAAAGCCAAGGATTTTGCTAAAGCTGATGAAATTCGCACCCTTTTGGAAAGCAAAAACATTCAACTCATGGATACAGCAGCAGGAACACAATGGGAAAAGGTAAACTAA
- the murJ gene encoding murein biosynthesis integral membrane protein MurJ, producing the protein MLIKSFFTNSIGTLVSRIFGFIRDMLSASILGANIYSDIFFVAFKFPNLFRRIFAEGAFTQSFIPSFIKTPRKALFTYTIFIRFLLFLIVFSLIVTLFSEFFAKIIAFGFDAETVALSAPFVAINFYYLPLIFCVTLFGSLLQYKHHFAVSAFSTALLNIGMIGALLLFQGYDKKTIVYALSYGVLVGGLLQVLVHVIALKKDNFLKLFALGFKHRHKRDTALEESNKTFNRSFWHSIIGNSTPQIVSFVDTTLASFLVSGSISYLYYGNRIFQLPLALFAIALTTGIFPKITRLLKANNDEQASKLLAQGFWVLAFLLTTSTMGGYMLSYEIVKLLFEHGSFSHEDSLTTGWVLGMYMIGLIPFGLAKLFSLWLYAGMRQKEAAVIAMYSLASNLIFSFALIKPMGAAGLALAGSLSAYVLLFFTLRSFGLKTFFAILYSKKSLILLLVLLIEWFVLSWLKELIHVYL; encoded by the coding sequence ATGCTTATTAAATCATTTTTTACAAACAGTATCGGGACATTGGTCTCGCGCATTTTTGGCTTTATTCGTGATATGCTGAGTGCTTCTATTTTGGGAGCTAACATCTACAGCGATATTTTCTTCGTTGCCTTTAAATTTCCCAATCTTTTTCGCCGCATTTTTGCGGAAGGTGCTTTTACCCAAAGTTTCATACCAAGCTTCATCAAAACGCCACGCAAAGCACTCTTTACCTATACCATTTTTATACGTTTTTTACTCTTTTTAATTGTATTTTCGCTCATTGTGACTCTTTTCAGCGAATTTTTCGCCAAAATCATTGCCTTTGGATTTGATGCGGAAACGGTTGCACTCTCTGCTCCTTTTGTTGCCATCAATTTTTATTATCTTCCTCTTATCTTTTGTGTAACACTTTTTGGTTCACTGCTTCAATACAAACACCATTTCGCTGTTTCAGCATTTTCCACTGCACTGCTGAATATAGGAATGATAGGCGCTCTGCTTTTATTTCAGGGTTATGATAAAAAAACAATCGTTTATGCACTCAGTTATGGCGTTTTAGTAGGTGGTCTTCTTCAAGTTTTAGTACATGTCATTGCCCTGAAAAAAGATAATTTTTTGAAACTTTTTGCGCTAGGCTTTAAGCACCGACATAAAAGAGATACAGCGCTTGAAGAGAGTAACAAAACCTTTAATCGCTCTTTTTGGCACTCCATCATTGGTAACTCAACCCCTCAAATTGTCTCTTTTGTGGACACAACACTGGCCAGTTTTTTGGTGAGTGGAAGTATTAGTTACCTTTACTATGGAAACCGCATTTTTCAACTTCCTTTAGCACTTTTTGCGATTGCCCTGACTACGGGGATTTTTCCAAAGATCACGCGTTTGCTGAAAGCCAATAACGATGAACAAGCATCAAAACTTCTTGCACAAGGTTTTTGGGTCTTGGCTTTTCTACTCACAACATCGACAATGGGCGGGTATATGCTCAGCTATGAAATTGTAAAACTTCTCTTTGAACATGGCTCATTTTCGCACGAAGATAGCCTCACAACAGGATGGGTTTTGGGGATGTATATGATAGGTCTAATCCCTTTTGGACTTGCAAAACTCTTTTCACTCTGGCTTTATGCAGGAATGCGACAAAAGGAAGCTGCCGTGATTGCTATGTATTCGCTCGCATCCAATCTTATCTTTTCATTTGCCCTAATTAAGCCTATGGGAGCGGCTGGCCTTGCCCTTGCTGGATCGTTGTCAGCTTATGTTTTACTCTTTTTTACCCTACGCTCTTTTGGGCTCAAAACGTTTTTCGCTATACTGTATAGTAAAAAATCACTTATTTTACTTTTAGTACTTCTCATTGAATGGTTTGTACTAAGTTGGTTAAAGGAACTCATCCATGTTTATTTATGA
- a CDS encoding flagellar assembly protein A, giving the protein MGLFDKIKGNNTDETKQSDGGTSEFKSIVIDTTNVIKELKNVAVANHLKPTDLAFKLLRTTTYYSDEKSENNEMNEEELKLLMDDGFLLNPNLKLTQHYRVEIYKIAAQEDEHTLLPDISLSGNKNLTKIIAMVAQSHDVKYTSKLEEKMIEDIQIKKIKAGILVGIRDLNMYKEVKKIVANVRVNGIIDQNYTFVACQGVDEVPSINDDLIFHYKKKINAKSTDGKVDYSKRGFVLAVDQDECIIEYIKPQLGTPGRNCRGAFLTVKEPRKTNDAPILITANLTKKESETSIKYIANRGGYVNFEKGTYDIQEQMEINEISFRSTGSIDASLGSNIKINIKEKDILKDAIGAGMSVETTEVHVQGNIGSGAKIKAKIADIGGQTHQTAYIEADKIIIAVHRGEANGIDVEIDRLEGGKVIGDTVHVKQMIGGEIIAKIVKIDSLMSNAKITASEILEVTELKGTNNKFIIDPSVTKEFNEMIDSINKKIEKLEEELKAYPRQLSAKKEFIDKNKPMAEMVKDKIMELKRSGVEPPVTLFAKIKDFQEKVIDYNNFLQTFKDKKEELHEYREELNKVQNKVFTAKIINHSAWKEFNEIRFRLIYPPKDVTYNPKEHEIAREITLKDMGNGEQRIMRSTEYNSK; this is encoded by the coding sequence TTGGGGCTATTTGACAAAATCAAGGGAAATAATACGGACGAGACAAAGCAAAGCGATGGTGGTACGTCTGAATTTAAATCCATCGTCATAGACACAACAAATGTCATCAAAGAACTTAAAAATGTAGCTGTTGCAAATCACCTTAAGCCAACGGATCTCGCATTTAAACTGCTTCGTACTACGACATATTACAGCGATGAAAAAAGTGAAAATAATGAGATGAATGAAGAGGAATTAAAGCTTCTTATGGATGATGGTTTTTTACTCAATCCAAATCTCAAATTAACACAACATTACCGTGTTGAAATCTATAAAATTGCAGCTCAAGAAGATGAACATACCCTTCTTCCGGACATCTCCCTTAGTGGCAATAAAAACCTCACCAAGATTATTGCAATGGTCGCCCAAAGCCATGATGTAAAGTATACTTCAAAACTTGAAGAAAAAATGATCGAAGATATTCAGATCAAAAAAATCAAAGCAGGTATTTTGGTTGGTATCCGTGATTTGAACATGTATAAAGAAGTCAAGAAAATTGTTGCAAATGTCCGAGTAAACGGTATTATCGATCAAAATTATACGTTTGTCGCATGCCAGGGTGTTGATGAAGTTCCTTCCATCAATGACGACCTTATTTTTCATTACAAAAAGAAAATTAATGCTAAAAGTACCGATGGTAAAGTGGATTACTCAAAGCGAGGATTCGTTTTAGCAGTGGATCAAGATGAATGTATTATTGAATACATCAAACCACAACTCGGTACACCTGGAAGAAATTGTCGAGGTGCATTTTTAACCGTTAAAGAGCCTCGAAAAACCAATGATGCACCAATACTTATTACGGCTAATTTAACCAAAAAAGAGAGTGAAACGAGTATCAAATACATTGCCAATCGTGGTGGCTATGTTAATTTTGAAAAAGGCACGTATGATATTCAAGAACAGATGGAAATTAATGAAATTAGCTTTAGATCCACAGGTTCTATTGATGCCAGTTTAGGCTCTAATATCAAGATCAACATTAAAGAAAAAGATATACTCAAAGATGCCATAGGTGCAGGAATGAGTGTTGAAACGACTGAAGTGCATGTTCAAGGTAATATCGGCAGTGGTGCTAAAATTAAAGCAAAAATTGCTGATATTGGTGGACAAACGCATCAAACTGCCTATATCGAAGCCGATAAAATTATTATAGCAGTACATCGTGGTGAAGCCAATGGTATTGATGTGGAGATTGACCGTTTAGAAGGTGGTAAAGTCATCGGTGATACCGTGCATGTTAAGCAGATGATTGGTGGTGAGATTATCGCTAAGATTGTCAAAATAGACAGCCTTATGTCCAATGCCAAAATTACAGCATCTGAAATTTTAGAAGTGACGGAACTTAAGGGAACGAATAATAAATTTATTATTGATCCTAGTGTCACTAAAGAATTTAACGAAATGATTGATTCTATTAACAAAAAAATCGAAAAGCTCGAAGAAGAGCTCAAAGCATATCCACGACAATTAAGTGCTAAAAAAGAGTTTATTGATAAAAATAAACCGATGGCAGAAATGGTCAAAGATAAAATTATGGAACTCAAGCGTTCAGGTGTTGAGCCTCCAGTGACACTTTTTGCGAAGATTAAAGATTTTCAAGAAAAAGTAATTGATTACAACAATTTTTTACAAACGTTTAAAGATAAGAAAGAAGAGTTGCATGAGTATCGTGAAGAGCTTAACAAAGTTCAAAATAAAGTATTCACCGCTAAAATCATCAATCATTCTGCATGGAAAGAGTTCAATGAAATACGTTTTAGACTCATTTATCCACCGAAAGATGTGACGTATAACCCAAAAGAGCATGAAATAGCACGTGAAATTACGCTCAAAGATATGGGCAATGGAGAGCAAAGAATTATGCGCTCAACGGAGTATAATAGCAAATGA
- the ruvA gene encoding Holliday junction branch migration protein RuvA, whose product MIVGIEGKVVKKEVTFVYIKTTSGLTYKVFVSLSCIGKISTDVISLHVTQIIREDQHSLYGFIDENEKKVFDTLIKLNGIGPSTALAVCSTLSPDDFAQALVSQNVQAFQKVPGIGPKSAKRILIELSDFSLQLHSDDASSGSIFEASLALESLGFKKEMIKKALSTCQGGDTQTLIKEALRKLS is encoded by the coding sequence ATGATAGTTGGAATTGAAGGAAAAGTTGTCAAAAAAGAGGTGACATTTGTCTATATCAAAACAACCTCGGGATTAACCTATAAAGTTTTTGTTTCATTATCCTGTATTGGAAAGATTAGTACGGATGTGATTTCTTTACACGTAACGCAAATTATCAGAGAAGATCAGCATAGTTTGTATGGTTTTATCGATGAGAATGAAAAAAAAGTCTTTGATACGCTTATTAAACTTAATGGCATTGGTCCTTCAACGGCACTTGCCGTCTGCTCAACACTGAGTCCGGATGATTTTGCACAAGCCCTAGTGAGTCAAAATGTTCAAGCTTTTCAAAAGGTTCCAGGAATTGGTCCTAAGAGTGCAAAACGTATTTTGATCGAGCTTAGTGATTTTTCATTGCAATTGCACAGTGACGATGCATCCTCTGGAAGTATTTTTGAAGCATCGCTTGCCCTTGAAAGCCTTGGGTTTAAAAAAGAGATGATTAAAAAAGCACTGAGCACATGTCAAGGTGGAGATACCCAAACACTTATCAAAGAAGCTCTTAGAAAGCTTAGTTAA
- a CDS encoding D-alanine--D-alanine ligase → MTIAVLFGAQSFEHEISVVSAIALKKVLKSDIVYIFCDYERNFYLIPTDKITSKRFSSGEYKKDKLLYLKQGGFYAKKMLGEEKVNFDVMINLVHGQDGEDGKLSSMLDFFGVPYIGPRMEGSCISYNKLFTKLYAKEVGVNVLDYQALRKGSTEAIRIAYPFIVKPLRLGSSIGIGIVKEEKELAYALDVAFEFDDTVLIEPFISGVKEYNLAGCKTDIFHFSIIEEPQKEEFLDFDKKYLDFSRTKRVNEATLDAKAEEGIRDAFMKLYDPLFLGALIRCDFFVVDGKTYLNEINPIPGSMANYLFDDFDSIIKLLAQWLPKSITMSKEYRYINSIQAAKGK, encoded by the coding sequence ATGACTATAGCCGTTTTATTTGGCGCCCAAAGTTTTGAACATGAGATTAGCGTGGTGAGTGCCATTGCTCTAAAAAAAGTCCTCAAAAGTGACATTGTTTATATTTTTTGTGATTATGAACGTAATTTTTATTTGATTCCAACGGACAAAATTACTTCAAAACGTTTTAGCAGTGGTGAGTATAAGAAAGATAAATTGCTTTACCTTAAACAAGGTGGCTTTTACGCTAAAAAAATGTTGGGTGAAGAGAAAGTTAATTTTGATGTAATGATTAACCTTGTGCATGGACAAGATGGCGAAGACGGAAAGTTAAGCTCAATGCTGGACTTTTTTGGTGTTCCTTATATTGGACCGCGCATGGAAGGAAGTTGTATCAGTTACAATAAACTTTTTACAAAGCTTTATGCCAAAGAAGTTGGAGTCAATGTTTTAGACTATCAAGCACTTCGAAAGGGAAGTACCGAAGCCATTCGTATTGCTTATCCTTTCATTGTAAAACCTTTACGTCTTGGAAGCTCTATTGGTATTGGTATTGTAAAAGAAGAGAAAGAACTCGCTTATGCGCTTGATGTTGCTTTTGAATTTGATGATACTGTACTTATTGAACCATTCATCAGCGGTGTCAAAGAGTACAACCTCGCGGGTTGTAAAACCGATATTTTTCATTTCTCCATTATAGAAGAACCACAAAAAGAGGAATTTTTAGACTTTGATAAAAAGTATTTAGATTTTTCCCGCACCAAAAGAGTCAATGAAGCCACTCTTGATGCCAAAGCCGAAGAGGGTATTCGTGACGCTTTTATGAAGCTCTATGATCCACTCTTTTTAGGAGCACTTATTCGTTGTGATTTCTTTGTGGTTGATGGTAAGACCTATCTTAATGAAATCAATCCTATTCCTGGCAGTATGGCAAATTATCTCTTTGATGACTTTGATAGCATCATAAAGCTACTGGCACAATGGTTACCTAAAAGTATCACTATGAGTAAAGAGTACCGCTATATCAACTCTATTCAAGCAGCTAAAGGGAAGTAA
- a CDS encoding type II toxin-antitoxin system Phd/YefM family antitoxin: MTYAKNEIMTATDMVRNFSSVLGSLTKGENKRVVIVKNNRFEAVMITVDEYEKMSEAVQILERIYASTKKKSDG, from the coding sequence ATGACCTATGCTAAGAACGAGATAATGACTGCAACAGACATGGTACGCAACTTTAGCTCCGTGTTAGGAAGCCTTACTAAAGGCGAGAATAAACGTGTTGTCATCGTGAAAAATAACCGCTTTGAAGCGGTTATGATCACCGTGGATGAATACGAAAAAATGAGTGAAGCTGTTCAAATTTTGGAGAGAATCTACGCTAGCACGAAAAAGAAGAGTGATGGCTAA
- a CDS encoding alpha/beta fold hydrolase, protein MAKKEILFQNSTYALSYELLNQNQPQTILFLHGWGSNKEIMKQAFGKIFPSYQHLYLDLPGFGHSSINGVIDTATYVQIVQAFLDALHVKPAMIFGHSYGGKVATLLKPEMLVLLSSAGIVAPKSLKVRTKIALFKMLKPFFPKSFYRFFATKDVDGMSQTMYEVLKCVVNEDLSEAFLTCKAKTFIFWGKEDRATPLKSGEKIHALIQGSHFYPQEGDHFFFLKQAKIVEKTLLESGF, encoded by the coding sequence ATGGCTAAGAAAGAGATTTTATTCCAAAATAGCACCTATGCCCTTTCATACGAGCTACTTAATCAAAACCAACCTCAAACGATTCTTTTTTTGCATGGATGGGGAAGTAATAAAGAGATTATGAAGCAAGCGTTTGGAAAGATATTTCCTTCGTATCAGCACCTTTACCTCGACCTTCCTGGTTTTGGACACTCTTCCATCAATGGTGTTATTGATACGGCAACCTATGTTCAGATTGTTCAAGCGTTTTTAGATGCTTTACATGTAAAGCCTGCAATGATTTTTGGTCACTCTTATGGTGGAAAAGTTGCAACACTTCTCAAGCCAGAAATGCTTGTCTTACTCTCCAGTGCTGGCATTGTCGCACCAAAATCATTGAAAGTACGAACAAAAATTGCTCTTTTTAAGATGCTTAAACCATTTTTCCCCAAAAGTTTTTACCGCTTTTTTGCAACCAAAGATGTGGATGGTATGAGTCAAACCATGTATGAAGTCTTAAAATGTGTGGTAAATGAAGACCTCAGCGAAGCGTTTCTTACATGTAAAGCCAAAACGTTTATTTTCTGGGGTAAAGAAGATAGGGCAACACCACTTAAAAGTGGAGAAAAAATACATGCTTTAATACAAGGAAGTCATTTTTATCCACAAGAAGGAGATCACTTTTTCTTTTTAAAACAAGCAAAAATAGTTGAAAAAACGCTTTTGGAGTCTGGATTTTGA
- a CDS encoding acylphosphatase gives MNTYTLNVRGRVQGVNYRRFVVEMATALGYVGYVKNLTDGSVEVVINATYEEDLEFFISKLYDGSMFSDVHDVTCKKIDKLIFDDFEKR, from the coding sequence TTGAATACATACACGTTAAATGTAAGAGGTCGCGTACAAGGCGTTAATTACCGCCGTTTTGTTGTTGAAATGGCAACGGCTTTGGGATATGTTGGTTATGTTAAAAACTTGACTGATGGTAGTGTTGAAGTCGTAATCAATGCAACGTATGAAGAAGATTTGGAGTTTTTTATTAGTAAACTTTACGATGGATCCATGTTTTCTGACGTCCATGATGTTACATGTAAAAAGATCGATAAATTAATCTTTGATGATTTTGAAAAGAGATAG
- a CDS encoding Mur ligase family protein: protein MDQIITTVFHLSFILGIGFYFITAMQWYSYRVERIVFHYNRYDWHLYFFGLPLLGYYFLEGLLLYGFVVLFLGLLFVWQKKMDKKLVWTSRVKRFFLFLGLVTLFQDVLCGLFTSCHKLGVIIPLVIAQLMSMIYEKMLFVSFKKEAQKKLLANSTLKVVAITASYGKTSIKNFLAQILATKLNVYKTPRSVNTLGGIIKDINESLPSTCDVYIVEAGARARGDIDDITRLVNPHIAVVGCIGEQHIEYFKTLENIRNTKMEIINSSRLEKAFVYESATIKGTETIVSFGAELSDIEANLNGLSFSMMLDGVKEHFTCKLLGDFNAINIAAAVHVARTLGLTIDEIKTAVANLQGVEHRLQKIEAGGKLIIDDSFNGNLEGMLSSYELVGKHQGRKVIITPGIVESTEEANTTLAKKIDDVFDLVIITSKANVKILDLHVKKAQKIILSDKSKLQETLAAQTNVGDVILFSNDAPSFI from the coding sequence ATGGATCAAATAATCACAACGGTATTTCACCTCAGTTTTATTTTAGGTATTGGTTTTTATTTTATCACGGCAATGCAGTGGTATAGCTACAGAGTTGAACGTATTGTATTTCACTATAATCGTTACGACTGGCACCTTTACTTCTTTGGATTACCTTTACTGGGTTACTATTTTTTAGAGGGCTTGCTGCTTTATGGTTTTGTCGTACTCTTTTTAGGTTTGCTTTTTGTGTGGCAGAAAAAAATGGACAAAAAGCTTGTCTGGACAAGCAGAGTCAAACGCTTTTTTCTTTTTTTAGGCTTAGTAACACTGTTTCAAGATGTTCTGTGTGGGCTATTTACATCGTGTCACAAACTAGGCGTTATTATCCCTCTTGTAATTGCTCAGCTTATGAGTATGATCTATGAGAAGATGCTTTTTGTGAGCTTTAAAAAAGAGGCACAAAAGAAGTTACTAGCAAACAGTACACTTAAAGTTGTCGCGATTACCGCAAGTTATGGTAAAACCAGCATTAAAAATTTTCTAGCGCAAATCCTTGCTACAAAACTCAATGTTTATAAAACACCTCGTAGTGTGAATACACTTGGTGGCATTATTAAAGATATTAACGAGTCTTTACCTTCAACATGTGATGTGTATATTGTGGAAGCAGGTGCGCGTGCACGTGGAGATATCGATGACATTACACGCTTAGTCAATCCCCATATTGCAGTAGTTGGGTGCATTGGTGAGCAACACATTGAGTATTTTAAAACACTTGAGAACATTCGCAATACAAAGATGGAGATTATTAATTCTTCGAGGCTTGAAAAAGCCTTTGTGTATGAAAGTGCCACCATTAAAGGGACTGAAACGATTGTCTCTTTTGGTGCAGAGCTGAGCGATATTGAAGCAAACTTGAATGGGCTTTCTTTTTCAATGATGTTAGATGGTGTTAAAGAACACTTTACATGTAAACTTTTGGGTGATTTTAATGCCATTAATATCGCGGCTGCAGTTCATGTGGCACGCACACTTGGTCTTACTATTGATGAGATTAAAACAGCAGTAGCCAATTTGCAAGGCGTAGAACATCGTCTGCAAAAGATCGAAGCGGGTGGTAAGCTCATTATCGACGATAGCTTTAATGGCAATTTAGAGGGCATGCTCAGCTCCTATGAACTGGTGGGTAAACATCAAGGACGTAAAGTCATCATAACTCCAGGTATTGTCGAAAGTACGGAAGAGGCAAATACCACACTTGCCAAAAAAATTGATGATGTTTTTGATCTCGTGATCATTACAAGTAAAGCCAATGTCAAAATTTTAGATTTACATGTAAAAAAAGCACAAAAAATTATTCTTTCGGATAAATCAAAACTCCAAGAAACGTTAGCAGCGCAGACAAATGTGGGAGATGTGATACTTTTCTCCAACGATGCACCAAGTTTTATCTAA